The Drosophila bipectinata strain 14024-0381.07 chromosome 2L, DbipHiC1v2, whole genome shotgun sequence genome has a segment encoding these proteins:
- the Sf3b1 gene encoding splicing factor 3B subunit 1 translates to MENIPRTHEDIEAQISVIQEKKTELAKSTAASAGVGLLDSGGFFDSDLYDEEAGKGKGKYEGYNTSIAANDADDADEDEDSGFPVPQKRTTYTAPTSVLKDVTQGKEDVDPLADRRRPTIADREDEYRQKRRRIIISPERADPFADGGKTPDVGSRTYTDIMREQMLKGEETELRRKILEKSKEGTLVKTSSSNGESAPSKEGGRKRGRWDQTVSDSFVPAKVAATPSSAATPTWEDKTPGDHRWDETPGHKGSETPGATPGLSTRIWDATPAHAMTPGHETPGHEKSARRNRWDETPKTERETPGHSGWAETPKPDRTGSGAGSESISIESTPGASKRRSRWDETPSNATPAITPTNANAMTPSLTPSMTPHATPGHATPMLTPGGSTPVGVKAMAMATPTPGALAAMTPEQLQAYRWEKEIDERNRPYTDEELDQIFPPGYKILPPPAGYVPLRTPGRKLMATPTPIAGTPAGFFIQVEDKNAKFMDNQPKGQNLPFMKPEDAQYFDKLLVDVNEDALSPEELKERKIMKLLLTIKNGSPPMRKSALRQITDKAREFGAGPLFNQILPLLMSPTLEDQERHLLVKVIDRVLYKLDDLVRPYVHKILVVIEPLLIDEDHYARIEGREIISNLAKAAGLATMISTMRPDIDNIDEYVRNTTARAFAVVASALGIPSLLPFLKAVCKSKKSWQARHTGIKIVQQIAILMGCAILPHLKALVEIIEHGLVDEQQKVRTITALAIAALAEAATPYGIESFDSVLKPLWKGIRTHRGKGLAAFLKAIGYLIPLMDAEYANYYTREVMLILIREFQSPDEEMKKIVLKVVKQCCATDGVEPQYIKEEILPHFFKFFWNHRMALDRRNYRQLVDTTVEIANKVGASEIINRVVDDLKDENEQYRKMVMETVEKIMGNLGAADIDSRLEEQLIDGILYAFQEQTTEDVVMLNGFGTIVNQLGKRVKPYLPQICGTILWRLNNKSAKVRQQAADLISRIAVVMKTCQEEKLMGHLGVVLYEYLGEEYPEVLGSILGALKAIVNVIGMTKMTPPIKDLLPRLTPILKNRHEKVQENCIDLVGRIADRGPEYVSAREWMRICFELLELLKAHKKAIRRATVNTFGYIAKAIGPHDVLATLLNNLKVQERQNRVCTTVAIAIVAETCRPFTVLPALMNEYRVPELNVQNGVLKSLSFLFEYIGEMGKDYIYAVCPLLEDALMDRDLVHRQTACSAIKHMSLGVYGFGCEDALTHLLNYVWPNIFETSPHLVQAFMDSVDGLRVSLGPIKILQYTLQGLFHPARKVRDVYWKIYNSLYIGGQDALIAGYPRITNDPKNQYERYEMDYSL, encoded by the exons ATGGAGAATATCCCACGGACGCATGAGG ATATTGAGGCACAGATCAGCGTTATACAGGAGAAGAAGACCGAGTTGGCCAAGAGCACTGCTGCGTCTGCCGGAGTAGGATTGCTGGATAGCGGTGGCTTCTTTGACAGCGACTTGTATGACGAGGAGGCGGGGAAGGGGAAGGGAAAGTATGAAGGCTACAATACCTCAATTGCCGCCAACGACGCCGATGATGCCGACGAAGACGAGGATAGTGGCTTTCCAGTACCCCAGAAGCGGACTACTTATACGGCACCCACATCTGTGCTGAAGGATGTGACCCAAGGCAAGGAGGATGTGGATCCATTGGCGGATCGCCGCCGTCCGACCATCGCAGATCGCGAGGATGAGTACCGTCAGAAGCGCCGCCGCATTATTATTTCCCCGGAACGAGCAGATCCCTTTGCTGATGGAGGTAAGACGCCGGACGTTGGCTCCCGTACCTACACGGACATTATGCGGGAGCAAATGCTCAAGGGCGAGGAGACGGAGCTACGACGCAAGATTCTTGAAAAGTCCAAGGAGGGTACTCTGGTTAAGACCTCCTCTTCCAATGGAGAGTCTGCCCCATCGAAGGAAGGAGGACGAAAACGTGGTCGGTGGGACCAGACAGTTAGCGACAGTTTCGTGCCCGCCAAGGTGGCGGCCACCCCCAGTAGCGCAGCTACACCCACTTGGGAGGAT aAAACTCCTGGAGATCATCGGTGGGACGAGACGCCAGGGCACAAGGGCAGCGAAACACCGGGAGCCACACCGGGACTCAGCACACGCATCTGGGACGCCACACCGGCGCATGCCATGACTCCTGGCCATGAGACCCCAGGACACGAGAAGTCGGCCCGCCGAAATCGGTGGGATGAAACACCCAAGACGGAGCGAGAGACTCCAGGTCACAGCGGATGGGCCGAGACCCCGAAACCCGATCGCACAGGCAGCGGAGCTGGGAGCGAGAGCATCTCCATTGAGTCCACCCCGGGCGCCTCGAAGCGTCGGTCTCGCTGGGATGAAACGCCCTCGAACGCCACGCCCGCGATCACTCCAACTAATGCTAACGCAATGACACCAAGCTTGACGCCCAGTATGACTCCGCACGCCACACCGGGGCATGCCACCCCAATGTTGACGCCAGGCGGCAGCACACCTGTCGGTGTGAAGGCAATGGCCatggccacgcccacgccaGGAGCGCTGGCTGCTATGACGCCGGAGCAGCTACAAGCGTATCGGTGGGAAAAGGAAATCGACGAGAGAAACAGGCCGTACACCGACGAGGAACTCGACCAAATATTTCCTCCGGGATACAAGATTTTGCCGCCGCCTGCTGGATACGTGCCGCTTCGAACTCCGGGCAGGAAACTGATGGCTACTCCCACGCCCATTGCCGGCACTCCCGCCGGCTTCTTCATCCAGGTGGAGGACAAGAACGCCAAGTTCATGGACAACCAACCCAAGGGGCAAAACCTCCCGTTTATGAAGCCCGAGGACGCGCAGTATTTCGACAAGCTGTTGGTGGATGTGAATGAGGACGCCCTTTCGCCCGAGGAGCTGAAGGAACGAAAGATTATGAAGCTGCTGCTCACAATCAAGAACGGGTCTCCGCCGATGAGGAAATCCGCATTGCGACAGATCACGGACAAGGCCAGGGAGTTCGGAGCCGGCCCTTTGTTCAATCAGATTCTACCGCTACTCATGTCCCCAACTTTGGAGGACCAGGAGCGCCATTTGCTCGTGAAGGTGATAGACCGTGTCTTGTACAAGTTGGACGATTTGGTGCGTCCCTATGTCCACAAAATCCTGGTGGTTATTGAACCGCTCCTGATTGACGAGGACCACTACGCCAGAATCGAGGGAAGGGAAATCATTTCCAACTTGGCCAAGGCGGCCGGACTGGCCACCATGATCTCCACCATGAGGCCAGACATTGACAACATAGACGAGTACGTTCGAAACACCACAGCTCGAGCCTTTGCCGTCGTAGCATCGGCCCTGGGAATCCCATCTCTGTTGCCTTTCCTGAAGGCAGTGTGCAAGTCGAAGAAGTCCTGGCAGGCTCGCCACACCGGCATCAAGATTGTCCAGCAGATCGCCATTCTGATGGGCTGCGCCATTCTCCCGCACCTCAAAGCCCTGGTGGAGATTATCGAGCACGGACTTGTGGACGAGCAGCAGAAGGTGCGCACGATCACAGCCCTGGCCATTGCCGCCCTCGCAGAGGCAGCTACCCCGTATGGTATCGAGTCCTTTGACTCGGTTCTGAAGCCCTTGTGGAAGGGTATTCGAACCCATCGAGGCAAGGGCTTGGCGGCCTTCCTGAAGGCTATCGGTTACTTGATTCCCCTTATGGACGCCGAGTACGCCAACTACTATACCAGGGAAGTGATGCTGATCCTGATCCGAGAGTTCCAGTCGCCCGACGAGGAAATGAAGAAGATTGTGCTGAAGGTGGTGAAGCAGTGCTGTGCCACCGACGGTGTGGAGCCGCAGTACATCAAGGAGGAGATCCTGCCGCACTTCTTCAAATTCTTCTGGAACCACCGCATGGCTCTGGACAGGCGCAACTACCGTCAGCTGGTGGACACCACTGTGGAGATAGCCAACAAGGTGGGCGCATCCGAGATCATCAATCGCGTAGTGGACGACCTCAAGGATGAGAACGAGCAGTACCGCAAAATGGTGATGGAGACGGTGGAGAAAATCATGGGCAATTTGGGAGCGGCCGACATCGACTCCCGACTAGAGGAGCAGCTCATCGACGGCATCTTGTACGCCTTCCAGGAACAGACCACGGAGGACGTGGTGATGCTGAATGGCTTCGGCACAATAGTCAACCAACTGGGCAAGCGCGTGAAGCCCTACTTGCCCCAGATCTGCGGCACAATTCTCTGGAGATTGAACAACAAATCCGCAAAGGTGCGTCAGCAGGCGGCGGACCTGATTTCTCGCATCGCCGTGGTGATGAAAACGTGTCAGGAGGAGAAGCTGATGGGCCATCTGGGCGTCGTCCTCTACGAATACTTGGGCGAGGAATACCCCGAGGTGCTGGGCAGTATTCTGGGAGCCCTCAAGGCCATTGTGAACGTGATTGGCATGACAAAGATGACGCCTCCCATCAAGGATCTCTTGCCCAGACTCACGCCTATCTTGAAGAATCGGCACGAAAAGGTGCAGGAGAACTGCATCGATCTTGTGGGAAGAATCGCTGATCGAGGTCCTGAGTACGTCTCGGCTCGGGAGTGGATGAGGATCTGTTTCGAGCTCCTGGAGCTGCTCAAGGCCCATAAGAAGGCCATCCGGAGAGCCACGGTAAACACCTTCGGCTACATAGCAAAGGCCATTGGTCCCCATGATGTCCTGGCCACCCTCCTGAACAATCTGAAGGTCCAGGAACGCCAGAACCGCGTCTGCACCACAGTGGCGATCGCCATTGTGGCCGAAACGTGTCGTCCGTTCACCGTGCTCCCTGCCCTCATGAACGAGTACAGAGTGCCCGAGCTGAATGTGCAGAATGGCGTTCTGAAGTCGCTCTCCTTTCTCTTCGAGTACATTGGCGAAATGGGCAAGGACTACATTTACGCCGTGTGCCCTCTGCTGGAGGACGCCCTCATGGATCGCGATCTCGTGCACCGGCAAACCGCCTGCTCAGCCATAAAGCACATGTCCTTGGGCGTCTACGGGTTCGGCTGCGAGGATGCCCTCACGCATCTGCTGAACTACGTGTGGCCGAACATCTTCGAGACCTCCCCGCATCTGGTGCAGGCGTTCATGGACTCCGTGGACGGGCTGAGGGTGTCTCTGGGACCCATCAAAATCCTGCAGTACACACTCCAGGGCCTGTTTCACCCCGCCCGAAAGGTGCGCGATGTCTACtggaagatatacaattcgcTGTACATCGGAGGTCAGGATGCCCTGATCGCGGGCTATCCGAGGATTACGAACGACCCAAAGAACCAATACGAGCGCTACGAAATGGACTACTCGCTTTAA
- the Nle gene encoding protein Notchless, producing MLAKKQKMNGDSETELKATPQTIQARLISDTGEEAGPPIDLPAGITTQQLGLICNALLKNEEATPYLFFVGEDEIKKSLEDTLDLASVDTENVIDIVYQPQAVFKVRPVTRCTSSMPGHAEAVVSLNFSPDGAHLASGSGDTTVRLWDLNTETPHFTCTGHKQWVLCVSWAPDGQRLASGCKAGSIIIWDPETGQQKGRPLSGHKKHINCLAWEPYHRNPECRRLASASGDGDCRVWDVKLGQCLMNIAGHTNAVTAVRWGGAGLIYTSSKDRTVKMWRAADGILCRTFSGHAHWVNNIALSTDYVLRTGPFHPVKDRSKSYLNMSTEELQESALKRFQAVCPDEVESLVSCSDDNTLYLWRNNQNKCVERMTGHQNVVNDVKYSPDVKLIASASFDKSVRLWRATDGQYMATFRGHVQAVYTLAWSADSRLIVSGSKDSTLKVWSVQTKKLAQELPGHADEVFGVDWAPDGSRVASGGKDKVIKLWAY from the exons atgttggccaaaaaacagAAGATGAACGGAGACTCCGAAACAGAACTAAAGGCCACGCCTCAGACGATACAGGCGCGCCTGATCTCGGACACCGGCGAGGAGGCGGGGCCTCCCATCGATCTTCCTGCGGGGATAACAACGCAACAGTTGGGTCTGATTTGCAATGCCCTGCTGAAAAATGAGGAAGCCACTCCCTACCTCTTTTTTGTGGGCGAGGACGAAATAAAGAAGAGCCTAGAAGACACATTGGACTTGGCCTCGGTGGACACAGAAAACGTAATAGACATTGTCTATCAGCCCCAAGCCGTTTTCAAAGTGCGCCCTGTGACGAGATGCACAAGCTCCATGCCTGGCCACGCTGAGGCCGTCGTTTCCCTTAATTTCAGCCCTGATGGAGCTCATCTGGCCAGTGGAAGTGGCGACACGACCGTACGTTTGTGGGATCTCAACACGGAGACGCCCCATTTCACCTGCACGGGACACAAACAATGGGTACTCTGCGTGTCCTGGGCTCCTGATGGCCAGCGCCTGGCCAGCGGCTGCAAGGCGGGTTCTATAATCATCTGGGATCCAGAGACGGGCCAGCAGAAGGGACGACCGCTAAGTGGACACAAAAAACACATCAATTGCCTCGCCTGGGAGCCATACCACCGGAATCCAGAGTGCCGGAGACTAGCATCAGCCAGTGGAGATGGTGACTGCCGGGTTTGGGACGTGAAACTAGGGCAGTGTCTAATGAACATTGCCGGTCACACAAATGCTGTGACAGCAGTGCGCTGGGGTGGAGCAGGCCTCATTTACACGTCCTCCAAGGATCGCACGGTGAAGATGTGGCGGGCAGCCGATGGCATTCTGTGTCGCACTTTTTCCGGACACGCACATTGGGTGAATAACATCGCCCTGAGCACGGACTATGTTTTGCGCACAGGTCCGTTTCATCCGGTGAAGGACCGATCCAAGAGTTATTTGAATATGAGTA CTGAGGAGCTCCAGGAATCAGCTTTGAAACGCTTTCAGGCCGTGTGTCCCGATGAGGTGGAATCGTTGGTTTCCTGCTCGGACGACAACACTCTGTACCTCTGGCGCAACAACCAAAACAAGTGTGTGGAGCGGATGACGGGACACCAGAATGTGGTAAACGACGTGAAGTACTCGCCGGACGTGAAGCTGATTGCTTCCGCGTCGTTCGACAAGTCAGTGCGTCTGTGGAGGGCCACTGACGGCCAGTATATGGCCACCTTCCGAGGTCATGTGCAGGCTGTGTACACCTTAGCTTGGTCAGCCGATTCTAGGTTGATAGTTTCGGGTAGCAAGGATTCCACATTAAAGG tatGGAGTGTCCAGACAAAAAAACTAGCTCAGGAGCTGCCAGGGCATGCAGACGAAGTTTTCGGAGTGGACTGGGCGCCCGATGGGTCTCGGGTGGCTTCTGGAGGCAAGGACAAAGTCATAAAGCT ATGGGCCTACTAG
- the Ipk2 gene encoding inositol polyphosphate multikinase gives MARKEQDVEHELPPPRCHPLLPEGFRQLNTQVAGHSFEAANTEAVGLLQDPSGGCVLKPMGKPECGERELRFYESLVEAGASGDNDLALLRGHVPRFYGPLKLVVNQRERTFLRLEDLTLGMLQPCVMDIKMGKRTWDPESSPRKRKLEEAKYVMCKQKLGLCLPGFQVYLKDDQDPSRTVVLRHGNDYGKSLSVEGFQKTMALFFNANSSDFRSARPQTEVLLKEVLRQLEQILTWFRGQRLLHFYASSLLICYDYSRLGSSGKSPHLLNGHHFKEDKPSDWVKVRMIDFAHVYPADKALPDENYIFGLNSLIAVVHAILHQF, from the coding sequence ATGGCCCGGAAGGAACAAGATGTGGAGCACGAGCTGCCGCCGCCGAGGTGCCACCCGCTTCTCCCCGAAGGATTCCGGCAGCTGAACACACAGGTGGCCGGTCACTCATTCGAGGCCGCCAACACGGAGGCTGTGGGACTCCTGCAGGATCCGAGTGGGGGATGCGTCTTGAAGCCGATGGGCAAGCCAGAGTGCGGTGAACGGGAGCTGAGATTTTATGAATCACTCGTGGAAGCAGGTGCTTCAGGTGATAATGACCTTGCCCTGCTCCGCGGTCACGTCCCCCGGTTTTACGGTCCCCTGAAACTGGTTGTGAATCAGCGCGAGCGCACGTTCCTTCGTCTGGAAGACCTCACGCTTGGGATGCTTCAGCCGTGCGTCATGGACATTAAAATGGGCAAACGAACATGGGACCCGGAGTCCTCGCCCAGGAAAAGGAAACTGGAGGAGGCCAAGTATGTGATGTGCAAACAAAAGCTGGGGCTCTGCTTGCCAGGGTTCCAGGTGTACCTCAAGGACGACCAGGATCCCAGTCGCACGGTGGTTCTGCGACATGGCAATGACTACGGCAAGAGCTTGAGTGTGGAGGGCTTCCAGAAGACCATGGCTCTGTTCTTCAATGCAAACTCCAGTGATTTCAGGTCTGCTAGGCCCCAGACAGAGGTGCTGCTGAAGGAAGTGCTGCGCCAGTTGGAACAGATCCTTACCTGGTTCCGGGGCCAGCGACTGCTGCATTTCTACGCCAGCTCCCTGCTCATCTGCTACGACTACTCCAGGCTGGGCAGCTCCGGAAAGTCCCCGCACTTGCTCAACGGACACCACTTCAAGGAAGACAAGCCCTCCGATTGGGTGAAGGTCAGGATGATTGACTTTGCCCACGTCTACCCGGCGGATAAGGCTCTGCCGGACGAGAACTACATTTTCGGGCTGAACAGCCTTATAGCCGTGGTACACGCCATCCTCCACCAGTTCTGA